The Thermus hydrothermalis genome window below encodes:
- a CDS encoding M20 family metallopeptidase: MVREALRAAEAVDEKEVVDLLKALVRIPSHYPGPGEAGVAAYLEAYLKERGLGVFLQEAAPGRPNLVADLGEGEGGLLLEGHTDVVTPGDEALWTHPPYAGVVEGRRLYGRGSCDMKGGLAALVGAMLAVKRALGKPKRPLRLAALADEEGMMLGVKAFLRAGLAEGFRGALVAEPEEMEVCLWQKGALRLRLLFPGKMAHGAMPYAGENPIPKAACFVVALKDLEERLQKAHPHPYLGPPYLTPTRFLASAGEGQLNVIPGRAEVALDVRTVPGVDHHGLVRELEALSGVGVEVLEDRPPVETPRDDPLVQAAEEALRLLGLSVRLGGVPGATDGTFLRAWGGLPVVVMGPGRKTLPHQVDEWVDLEEVVLAARVYAALAVLYLA; this comes from the coding sequence GTGGTAAGGGAAGCCCTTCGGGCGGCGGAGGCCGTGGACGAGAAGGAGGTGGTGGACCTCCTCAAGGCCCTGGTGCGCATCCCAAGCCACTACCCGGGGCCAGGGGAGGCGGGGGTGGCGGCGTACCTGGAGGCCTACCTGAAGGAGCGGGGCCTAGGGGTTTTCCTCCAGGAGGCGGCCCCGGGCCGGCCCAACCTGGTGGCGGACCTGGGGGAGGGCGAGGGGGGGCTCCTCCTCGAGGGCCACACGGACGTGGTCACCCCAGGGGATGAGGCCCTTTGGACCCATCCCCCTTACGCCGGGGTGGTGGAGGGAAGGAGGCTCTACGGCCGGGGAAGTTGCGACATGAAGGGGGGCCTCGCCGCCCTGGTGGGGGCCATGCTGGCGGTGAAGCGGGCCCTGGGAAAACCCAAGCGCCCCCTTCGCCTCGCCGCCCTGGCGGACGAGGAGGGGATGATGCTCGGGGTCAAAGCCTTCCTCCGGGCGGGGCTGGCGGAGGGCTTCCGGGGGGCCTTGGTGGCGGAGCCCGAGGAGATGGAGGTCTGCCTCTGGCAAAAGGGGGCCCTGCGCCTCCGCCTCCTTTTCCCGGGAAAGATGGCCCACGGGGCCATGCCCTACGCCGGGGAAAACCCCATCCCCAAGGCGGCCTGCTTCGTGGTGGCGCTAAAGGACCTGGAGGAGCGCCTGCAGAAGGCCCACCCCCACCCTTACCTGGGCCCGCCCTACCTCACCCCCACCCGCTTCCTGGCAAGCGCCGGGGAGGGGCAACTCAACGTCATCCCCGGCCGGGCGGAGGTGGCCCTGGACGTCCGCACCGTGCCCGGGGTGGACCATCATGGCTTGGTAAGGGAGCTGGAAGCCCTCTCCGGGGTAGGGGTGGAGGTCCTCGAGGACCGCCCCCCCGTGGAAACCCCCCGGGACGACCCCCTGGTCCAGGCGGCGGAGGAGGCCTTGAGGCTCCTAGGCCTGTCCGTGCGGCTTGGCGGGGTGCCGGGGGCCACGGACGGCACCTTCCTCAGGGCCTGGGGCGGGCTTCCCGTGGTGGTCATGGGGCCAGGGAGGAAGACCCTTCCCCACCAGGTGGACGAGTGGGTGGACCTCGAGGAGGTGGTCCTGGCGGCCCGGGTCTACGCCGCCCTAGCGGTGCTCTACCTGGCGTAG
- a CDS encoding LemA family protein: protein MDLAIVLGLVALLVLGGFLTYNALIARKNQVENALGAVEAYLKKRHDLIPNLVEAVKRYMAHERELLERLVELREKASMALREGKPEEDFRLEGELSRLLAQVRLRAEAYPDLKASQNFLQLQAALTEVEDSLAAARRFYNQAVTDYNNAIEQLPGRLLAPLMGLGRKPVFTVPEEERERPDLGKLFG from the coding sequence ATGGACCTGGCTATCGTGCTAGGGTTGGTGGCGCTCCTCGTCTTGGGGGGCTTTCTCACCTACAACGCCCTCATCGCCCGCAAAAACCAGGTGGAAAACGCCCTTGGCGCCGTGGAGGCCTACCTCAAGAAGCGCCACGACCTCATCCCCAACCTGGTGGAGGCGGTGAAACGGTACATGGCCCACGAACGGGAGCTTTTGGAGAGGCTCGTGGAGCTCCGGGAGAAAGCTTCTATGGCCCTAAGGGAGGGCAAGCCCGAAGAGGACTTCCGGCTGGAAGGAGAGCTCTCCCGCCTCCTCGCCCAGGTGCGCCTCCGGGCGGAGGCCTACCCGGACCTAAAGGCGAGCCAGAACTTCCTGCAACTCCAAGCCGCCCTCACGGAGGTGGAGGACTCCCTGGCCGCTGCCCGGCGCTTCTACAACCAGGCGGTGACGGACTACAACAACGCCATTGAGCAACTGCCGGGCCGCCTCCTCGCCCCCCTCATGGGCCTAGGGCGCAAGCCCGTCTTCACGGTCCCCGAAGAAGAGCGGGAAAGGCCCGACTTGGGGAAGCTCTTCGGGTAG
- a CDS encoding DUF3137 domain-containing protein yields MEKEEILAALEAKLAPLEAQRRRELLLAGVLLLLTPFWAYLLLKAFQAIGVRGLGTLWTLLVAIPPGLALWRLHVLRSTLKWKLAKPLAEALGFTYFPSSGLSREDVEASGLLPRADRYESEDFLEGQVGPFAFRSGDIALYQKQRTKNGTRYVQIFQGTLYRFSLPFAFPQEVRLAPQGAGVQAGGASPALVLGFLALFWGIFVLGVTFGEGDKAELPLVVGGFALLSLPFLLYGLGLWKPGVGPRERVALESGEFEQLFDVYGDQIEARKLLTPRVQEALVAFRKALGKPFWAAFRGSEAWFLIRGRNRFEPSPLRPLNRETLRGYVETWTHDLTEAKRLLEAVGLDLEARKRGLLGGEGATPGTLW; encoded by the coding sequence GTGGAGAAAGAAGAAATCCTGGCCGCCCTCGAGGCCAAGCTCGCCCCCCTGGAGGCCCAAAGGAGGCGGGAACTCCTCCTGGCGGGGGTCCTCCTTCTCCTCACCCCCTTCTGGGCCTACCTCCTCCTGAAGGCTTTCCAGGCTATCGGAGTCCGGGGGCTAGGCACCCTCTGGACCCTCCTCGTGGCCATCCCCCCGGGGCTCGCCCTGTGGCGCCTCCACGTCCTCCGCTCCACCCTCAAGTGGAAGCTCGCCAAGCCCCTGGCGGAAGCCCTGGGCTTCACCTACTTTCCCTCCTCCGGCCTGTCCCGGGAGGACGTGGAGGCCTCGGGCCTCCTTCCCCGGGCGGACCGCTATGAAAGCGAGGACTTCCTGGAGGGGCAAGTGGGCCCCTTCGCCTTCCGCTCGGGGGACATCGCCCTCTACCAAAAGCAACGCACCAAGAACGGCACCCGCTACGTCCAAATCTTCCAAGGGACCCTCTACCGCTTCTCCCTCCCCTTCGCCTTTCCCCAGGAGGTACGCCTCGCCCCCCAAGGGGCGGGGGTACAGGCGGGTGGGGCCTCTCCCGCCCTCGTCCTCGGCTTCCTGGCCCTCTTCTGGGGGATTTTCGTCCTTGGCGTTACCTTTGGCGAAGGGGATAAGGCGGAACTCCCCCTCGTGGTGGGGGGCTTCGCCCTCCTAAGCCTCCCCTTCCTCCTCTACGGCCTTGGCCTCTGGAAGCCCGGCGTGGGGCCTAGGGAGCGGGTGGCCCTGGAGTCGGGGGAGTTTGAGCAGCTCTTTGACGTCTACGGGGACCAGATAGAGGCCAGGAAGCTCCTGACCCCAAGGGTGCAAGAGGCTTTGGTGGCCTTCAGAAAGGCCCTGGGGAAGCCCTTCTGGGCGGCCTTTAGGGGAAGCGAAGCCTGGTTTCTCATCCGAGGGCGGAACCGCTTTGAGCCGAGCCCCCTCCGCCCCCTGAACCGAGAAACGCTTCGGGGCTACGTGGAAACCTGGACCCACGACCTCACAGAGGCCAAGCGGCTTTTGGAGGCGGTGGGGCTGGACCTCGAGGCCAGGAAGCGGGGCCTCTTGGGGGGCGAGGGCGCCACCCCTGGAACCCTGTGGTAG
- a CDS encoding ABC transporter substrate-binding protein gives MKRTLAMLALGFSLALAQTRGGELRVAILAEPPVLDPTASTSQEIARMLYDNVLQGLVKFNEKGEIVPALAERWQGSPSSLTWTFYLRKGVRFHDGSPFTAEDVVYKFNRARDPRSGHTHPEYYQDIQSVETKDPYTVVFRLRQPNQDFLFNLARPDSVIGPKGRVEAQRTNPIGTGPFRFVAWERGVGVRLERFEGYYEPGLPYLDRVFFRFLPDANAQIAALRAGDIHVIGLGVSPENALVLGRDPAFKVVTGFTTTEITAGMNNSRPPFNDPRVRRAIQHAVDKKALVEGVMLGYGTPIGSHRSPGESCYEDLSGYYPYDPARARALLQEAGYGPGNPLRFTFTLAAPYPYERRLGEAIAAQLGQIGVQARLEVVEWATWLSRVFRGADYQMTIIGHSEPNDIGIYANPNYYFRYDSPRFRELYTQYLRTPDPKRACELMKEMQRLLAQDAVNLWVMNAPYLAAMRREVMGWWTNQPTPSLNVTRVYLAR, from the coding sequence ATGAAGCGCACCCTGGCGATGCTCGCTCTCGGCTTCTCCCTCGCCCTGGCCCAGACCCGGGGCGGGGAGCTTCGGGTGGCCATCCTGGCCGAGCCCCCGGTCCTGGACCCCACCGCCTCCACCAGCCAAGAGATCGCCCGGATGCTCTACGACAACGTCCTCCAGGGCCTGGTGAAGTTCAACGAGAAGGGGGAGATCGTTCCCGCCCTGGCGGAGCGCTGGCAGGGAAGCCCCTCCAGCCTCACCTGGACCTTTTACCTGCGGAAGGGGGTGCGCTTCCACGACGGGAGCCCCTTCACCGCCGAGGACGTGGTCTACAAGTTCAACCGGGCCCGGGACCCCAGGTCCGGCCACACCCACCCCGAGTACTACCAGGACATCCAGAGCGTGGAGACCAAAGACCCCTACACCGTGGTCTTCCGCCTGCGCCAGCCCAACCAGGACTTCCTGTTCAACTTGGCCCGTCCCGACTCCGTGATCGGCCCCAAGGGGCGGGTGGAGGCGCAGCGGACAAACCCCATCGGCACCGGCCCCTTCCGCTTCGTGGCCTGGGAGCGGGGGGTGGGGGTGCGGCTGGAGCGGTTTGAGGGGTACTACGAGCCCGGCCTCCCCTACCTGGACCGGGTCTTCTTCCGCTTCCTTCCCGACGCCAACGCCCAAATCGCCGCCTTAAGGGCCGGGGACATCCACGTGATCGGCCTCGGGGTGAGCCCGGAAAACGCCCTGGTGCTCGGGCGGGACCCCGCCTTCAAGGTGGTCACGGGCTTCACCACCACGGAGATCACCGCAGGGATGAACAACAGCCGCCCCCCTTTCAACGACCCCCGGGTGCGCCGGGCCATCCAGCACGCCGTGGACAAGAAGGCCCTGGTGGAGGGGGTGATGCTGGGCTACGGCACGCCCATCGGAAGCCACCGCTCCCCGGGGGAGAGTTGCTACGAGGACCTCTCCGGCTACTACCCCTACGACCCCGCCCGGGCCCGGGCCCTCCTGCAGGAGGCAGGGTATGGGCCGGGCAACCCCTTGCGCTTCACCTTCACCCTCGCCGCCCCCTACCCCTACGAAAGGCGGCTTGGGGAGGCCATCGCCGCCCAGCTCGGCCAGATCGGGGTCCAGGCCCGCCTCGAGGTGGTGGAGTGGGCCACCTGGCTTTCTCGGGTCTTCCGGGGGGCGGACTACCAGATGACCATCATCGGCCACTCCGAGCCCAACGACATCGGGATCTACGCCAACCCCAACTACTACTTCCGCTACGACTCCCCCAGGTTCCGGGAGCTCTACACCCAGTACCTGCGCACCCCGGACCCCAAACGGGCCTGCGAGCTCATGAAGGAGATGCAACGCCTCCTCGCCCAGGACGCGGTGAACCTTTGGGTGATGAACGCCCCCTACTTGGCCGCCATGCGCCGGGAGGTGATGGGCTGGTGGACGAACCAACCCACCCCGAGCCTCAACGTGACCCGGGTCTACCTGGCGCGCTAG
- a CDS encoding ABC transporter permease, which translates to MRGFLLRRLLLALFTLWLSATLVFAFLLLLPGDPVQAILGLEASPEARAALERSLGLDKPPLARYLDWLEGVFRGELGESIRYGKPVAELLWERLPLSLALVLLGLGGSLALSLPLALLALRFPLWDLALSGLMAFLQSLPTFFLGVALLYLLAVHLPLLPASGFPGWERPLEALRHLLLPAFTLALSRAALLFRMARASLLEVLSQDYIRTARAKGVPEGRVLWKHALKPASLPLVTLLGLEGGFLLTGAVVVEAVFALPGLGSLALTALEARDYPLLQGLVLAMACLIVLFNLLVDLLYGLLDPRVAYA; encoded by the coding sequence ATGCGGGGCTTCCTCCTCCGCCGCCTCCTCCTCGCCCTCTTCACCCTCTGGCTTTCCGCCACCTTGGTCTTCGCCTTCCTCCTCCTCCTGCCTGGGGACCCCGTGCAGGCCATCCTGGGCCTGGAGGCCTCCCCCGAGGCCCGGGCCGCCCTGGAGCGCTCCTTGGGCCTGGACAAGCCCCCCCTGGCGCGCTACCTGGACTGGCTAGAGGGGGTTTTCCGGGGGGAGCTGGGGGAGTCCATCCGCTACGGGAAGCCCGTGGCGGAACTCCTCTGGGAGAGGCTTCCCCTCTCCTTGGCCCTGGTCCTCCTGGGGCTTGGGGGTAGCCTGGCCCTCTCCCTCCCCCTCGCCCTCCTCGCCCTCCGCTTTCCCCTTTGGGACCTGGCCCTAAGCGGCCTCATGGCCTTCCTCCAGTCCCTCCCCACCTTTTTCCTCGGGGTGGCCCTCCTCTACCTCCTCGCCGTCCACCTTCCCCTTCTCCCCGCAAGCGGCTTCCCGGGCTGGGAAAGGCCCTTAGAGGCCCTCCGCCACCTCCTCCTCCCCGCCTTCACCCTGGCCCTCTCCCGGGCCGCCCTCCTCTTCCGCATGGCCCGGGCGAGCCTCCTGGAGGTCCTCTCCCAGGACTACATCCGCACCGCCCGGGCCAAGGGGGTCCCCGAGGGGCGGGTGCTTTGGAAGCACGCCCTGAAACCGGCAAGCCTTCCCCTAGTGACCCTTTTAGGCCTCGAGGGGGGCTTCCTCCTCACGGGGGCGGTGGTGGTGGAGGCGGTCTTCGCCCTCCCCGGCCTCGGGAGCCTGGCCCTCACCGCCCTGGAGGCCCGGGACTACCCCCTCCTCCAGGGCCTGGTCCTCGCCATGGCCTGCCTCATCGTCCTCTTCAACCTCCTCGTGGACCTCCTCTACGGCCTTCTGGACCCCCGGGTGGCGTATGCCTAG
- a CDS encoding ABC transporter permease: MPRPSLLLGSLLVGLFLLLALASFLYPVDPNAPDFLRRLSPPSPDHPLGTDPLGRDLLARVLHGARNALWVGGIAVAVGFGLGVPLGLLAGYLGGLVDGALSLLMEALYALPGLLLALLFAALLGPGALSSMLAVGLSMVPAFFRVARAGAMALRSAPFVEAAVALGASRGRILLRHILPNLLGPLLVQASLAFAAALLAEAALAYLGLGVQPPAPSLGRMLREAQSFLPLSPYPALVPGLALTLAVLGFNLLGDGLRDRLDPRR; this comes from the coding sequence ATGCCTAGGCCAAGCCTCCTCTTGGGAAGCCTCCTCGTGGGCCTCTTCCTCCTCCTGGCCCTGGCCTCCTTCCTCTACCCCGTGGACCCCAACGCCCCGGACTTCCTCCGCCGTCTAAGCCCTCCTTCCCCGGACCACCCCCTGGGCACGGACCCCTTGGGCCGGGACCTCCTGGCGCGGGTCCTCCACGGGGCCAGAAACGCCCTTTGGGTGGGGGGCATCGCCGTGGCGGTGGGGTTTGGCCTGGGGGTCCCCTTGGGGCTCCTCGCCGGGTACCTGGGGGGCCTGGTGGACGGGGCCCTAAGCCTCCTCATGGAGGCCCTCTACGCCCTGCCCGGCCTTCTCCTCGCCCTCCTCTTCGCCGCCCTCCTGGGCCCCGGGGCCTTGAGCAGCATGCTGGCGGTGGGGCTATCCATGGTGCCCGCCTTCTTCCGGGTGGCCCGCGCCGGGGCCATGGCCCTCCGGAGCGCCCCCTTCGTGGAGGCGGCCGTGGCCTTAGGGGCCTCGAGGGGGCGCATCCTCCTCCGCCACATCCTCCCCAACCTCCTCGGGCCCCTCCTGGTCCAGGCGAGCCTAGCCTTCGCAGCCGCCCTCCTGGCCGAGGCCGCCCTCGCCTACCTGGGCCTCGGCGTCCAGCCCCCCGCCCCAAGCCTCGGCCGGATGCTCCGGGAGGCGCAAAGCTTCCTCCCCCTCTCCCCTTACCCCGCCCTGGTCCCGGGCCTCGCCCTCACCCTGGCCGTCCTCGGCTTCAACCTCTTGGGGGACGGGCTACGGGACCGGCTGGACCCCAGGCGGTAA
- a CDS encoding cyclase family protein, with amino-acid sequence MCAPLVMEAVARSLSRRAFLGAGLGLLAGRALAQAEVPGKAFSRAVDLTHELSPEIPLFPGAEPMRITTLVTVRQNGYYGNRLDLWEHSGTHMDAPAHFAEGGLTAEKLPVASLIAPLAVLHLHERAARDPDTQVTVDDILAYERQHGRLPKGAFVAMHSGWEARWRDPKAFLNQDASGTLHFPGFSPEAAEFLVREREIVGVGVDTLSLDHGPSKDFKAHVILLGAGKYGLENLANLAQVPPAGALLFVGGPKHRGASGGPVRAVAVW; translated from the coding sequence ATGTGCGCACCCTTGGTGATGGAGGCGGTGGCCCGCTCCCTTTCCCGGAGGGCCTTTTTGGGGGCGGGCCTGGGGCTTCTGGCGGGGCGGGCCCTGGCCCAGGCGGAGGTGCCGGGGAAGGCCTTCTCCCGGGCGGTGGACCTCACCCATGAGCTCTCCCCGGAGATCCCCCTCTTCCCCGGGGCCGAGCCCATGCGCATCACCACCCTGGTCACCGTGCGGCAGAACGGCTACTACGGGAACCGCCTGGACCTCTGGGAGCACTCGGGCACCCACATGGACGCCCCCGCCCACTTCGCCGAGGGGGGGCTTACGGCGGAGAAGCTCCCCGTGGCAAGCCTCATCGCCCCCCTGGCGGTGCTCCACCTCCACGAGCGGGCGGCCAGGGACCCCGACACCCAGGTGACCGTGGACGACATCCTGGCCTACGAGCGCCAGCACGGCCGCCTGCCCAAGGGGGCCTTCGTGGCCATGCACTCGGGCTGGGAGGCGCGCTGGCGCGACCCCAAGGCCTTCCTCAACCAGGACGCCTCCGGCACCCTCCACTTCCCCGGCTTCTCCCCCGAGGCGGCGGAGTTCCTGGTGCGGGAGCGGGAGATCGTGGGGGTGGGGGTGGACACCCTCTCCCTGGACCACGGCCCCTCCAAGGACTTTAAGGCCCACGTGATCCTCCTCGGGGCCGGGAAGTACGGCCTGGAGAACCTGGCCAACCTGGCCCAGGTGCCCCCCGCCGGGGCCCTCCTCTTCGTGGGCGGGCCCAAGCACCGGGGCGCCTCCGGCGGCCCCGTGCGGGCGGTGGCGGTATGGTGA
- a CDS encoding peroxidase-related enzyme (This protein belongs to a clade of uncharacterized proteins related to peroxidases such as the alkylhydroperoxidase AhpD.), with protein MVISWLRVPEEAELPEEVRALFGEFREQMGFVPNVARAFALSPRFLLWFRYYHALMRGEGLLSREEKEAMAIAISGENRCEYCVASHKRYLKELTGDGRLPEVLAANPRRAELPPRMRALVNFALKVTHRHYELSKEDLRPLKEAGLSDEAILEAAEVAAMFNFTNRLLNALGIRPNPEYYS; from the coding sequence ATGGTGATCTCCTGGCTCCGGGTCCCGGAGGAGGCGGAGCTTCCCGAGGAGGTGAGGGCCCTCTTCGGGGAGTTCCGGGAGCAAATGGGCTTCGTCCCCAACGTGGCCCGGGCCTTCGCCCTAAGCCCCCGCTTCCTCCTCTGGTTCCGCTACTACCACGCCCTCATGCGGGGGGAGGGCCTCCTCAGCCGGGAGGAAAAGGAGGCCATGGCCATCGCCATAAGCGGGGAAAACCGGTGCGAGTACTGCGTGGCGAGCCACAAGCGCTACCTGAAGGAGCTCACCGGGGACGGGCGGCTCCCCGAGGTCCTGGCCGCCAACCCCCGCCGGGCGGAGCTTCCCCCGAGGATGCGGGCCCTGGTGAACTTTGCCCTCAAGGTAACCCACCGGCACTACGAGCTTTCGAAGGAGGACCTGAGGCCCCTCAAGGAGGCGGGGCTTTCCGACGAGGCCATCCTCGAGGCCGCCGAGGTGGCGGCCATGTTCAACTTCACCAACCGCCTCCTTAACGCCCTTGGGATAAGGCCCAACCCCGAGTACTATTCATGA